One segment of Purpureocillium takamizusanense chromosome 7, complete sequence DNA contains the following:
- a CDS encoding uncharacterized protein (SECRETED:SignalP(1-20~SECRETED:cutsite=GFT-HL~SECRETED:prob=0.6146)~COG:O~CAZy:CBM18~EggNog:ENOG503NWJ2~CAZy:CE4) — MRAPFSLGLALAVLVEVGFTHLVQDEGFQFLEKRASCGSSAGSCPSGSCCSESGFCGTTKDYCAAPGCQLTYSNGCDTFQKPVGDSTENIARPKIGNVPYGTIITTCSSPGQVALTYDDGPESFTSALLDKLDALGVKATFFVSGNNVGKGEIDGCGNSWASIVKRAYDAGHQIAHHTWTHQDLEAANSTVRKTEMIYDEMAFRNIFGWFPTYMRPPFLSCGSNCQALMSQLGYHIVSTNLDTKDYENDSPTQIQVSKDRYSAGMSNTSISNSYIVLAHDTHEQTVTNLTDYMVRVAKDRGYKLVTVGECLGDPKENWYRSAGSAGACTPAGGAGNNTGGSSSSSSSSSTSAATSSSSASSPPIKVPVTTTSSTAAAASSSSSSSATISKDQSCGGTNGYTCKGSAYGNCCSAYGWCGSSPAYCGTGCNPKYGTCDPTSDTLTNTTVGLCGPSYNATCLYYGTKTCCSKYGYCGNTAAYCGTGCQPKYGTCTG, encoded by the exons ATGAGAGCTCCCTTTtccctcggcctcgctctTGCGGTGCTGGTGGAGGTCGGCTTCACCCATCTTGTTCAGGATGAAGGATTCCAATTCTTGGAAAAGCGAGCCTCTTGCGGCTCCAGCGCTGGCTCATGCCCTTCGGGATCCTGCTGCTCTGAGTCGGGCTTCTGTGGCACCACCAAGGATTATTGCGCTGCCCCCGGCTGCCAGCTCACTTACAGCAACGGCTGTGATACCTT TCAAAAGCCAGTCGGCGATTCTACGGAGAATATCGCTCGGCCCAAGATTGGAAACGTTCCCTACG gcaccatcatcaccacgtGCAGCTCGCCCGGGCAGGTCGCACTGACCTATGATGACGGCCCCGAGAGCTTCACGAgcgcgctgctcgacaagctgGACGCGCTCGGCGTCAAGGCCACCTTCTTCGTCTCGGGCAACAACGTGGGCAAGGGGGAGATTGACGGCTGCGGCAACTCGTGGGCCTCCATCGTCAAGCGCGCCTACGACGCGGGCCACCAGATCGCGCACCACACCTGGACGCACCaggacctcgaggcggccaacagCACGGTCCGCAAGACGGAGATGATTTACGACGAGATGGCCTTTCGCAACATCTTTGGCTGGTTCCCGACGTACATGCGCCCGCCGTTCCTCTCGTGCGGCTCCAACTGCCAGGCCCTCATGAGCCAGCTCGGCTACCACATCGTCAGCACCAACCTCGACACCAAGGACTACGAGAACGACTCGCCCACCCAGATCCAGGTCTCCAAGGACAGGTACTCGGCCGGCATGTCCAACACCTCCATCTCCAACAGCTACATCGTCCTGGCCCACGACACCCACGAGCAGACCGTCACCAACCTCACCGACTACATGGTCAGGGTGGCCAAGGACCGCGGCTACAAGCTCGTCACCGTGGGCGAGTGTCTCGGTGACCCCAAGGAGAACTGGTACCGATCCGcgggctcggccggcgcTTGCACCCctgccggcggtgccggcaaCAACACTGGCGgaagtagcagcagtagcagtagcagtagcacCAGCGCAGCAACTTCGAGCTCTTCGGCCTCGAGCCCCCCGATCAAGGTGCCAGTCACGACGACctccagcaccgccgccgccgcctcatccaGCTCCTCTAGCTCGGCCACAATCTCCAAAGATcagagctgcggcggcaccaacggTTACACTTGCAAAGGCTCCGCGTACGGCAACTGCTGCTCCGCCTATGGATGGTG CGGCTCGTCTCCGGCGTACTGTGGCACAGGCTGCAACCCAAAGTACGGAACATGTGATCCCACGTCCGACACCCTCACGAACACCACCGTCGGCCTGTGTGGCCCGAGCTATAATGCGACCTGTCTCTACTACGGAACAAAAACCTGCTGCTCAAAGTATGGATATTG CGGAAACACCGCCGCCTATTGTGGCACTGGGTGTCAGCCAAAGTACGGAACCTGCACCGGGTGA
- a CDS encoding uncharacterized protein (EggNog:ENOG503NZEE~COG:F~COG:Y): MPALDVGNPGVPAVLSVGKLFDDLLGEAATAKQTVTIEPAVSPSDLKDLSSRIVAASTSDAAANNDPNDATPGADKSRQFAVVETAARDLFDQLIASTSINSPDFVKMWNLLDVLSILSDNGQCDPALMFWLVEELLDSQTIAGCRKVFDYLESRRDRITVSHFKQKQLVILRSCNELLRRLSRAEDTAFCGRVFIFLFQSFPLGDRSSVNLRGEYHVENVTRYETDGLEGETKMEIDDQAKTPKESPDPKTSAKGVSFGPKDTLEPDALYPLFWSLQESFSQPLKLFDVTHFNKFKTSLDATMKAFHGLTSAEGPVSSRTTENMRRNLKRKREEEQQEKPGDTPETFNPKYLTSKDLFELEIGDLSFRRHVLVQALIITDFILSMSAGAKEKLASMVASNKSVMYNDQLNEENTKWATEMKMTISDYLKRGQDGPYFFRMVETVLARDKNWIFWKMASCPPIQREPVSDESFNASKSAAQRMATSKRLRQTPMGSLSMEFLRDDDRKLAMDNLQSAERYQLPDLDDFKRKISDDDFEISMPTNDQTKAVAIAGKASKSWRALRIAGRTKLAAFDKIDDPKNIEFVFQELDEDGDQDQVEEDSAREEDMPEDRGSIIVCALTGAGTSALVAKLMERHAGVFTPVVRHTTREPQDGEVKGKNFHFVTVPEFNQLRDSDRLLEYGTRDGTEYGTSIKAIEAVMESGKVPIIDLDLEVVFLVTLSLHNITANSDFQAAQFAKDMDFEARYILDKPTSADALRQRLVISGLDDAAITSFLAKQTTPPEEDKIAELFDKVIQDNEIELAVQALSAYIFKQTDVAETNGDAAHAKAHADSGEEGQGDGAEQPDGDTNMTDIQPAKRDGERVKSEGPSIAVKT, translated from the exons ATGCCTGCGCTCGACGTCGGAAACCCAGGCGTTCCAGCCGTCCTGAGCGTCGGCAAGCTCTTTGACGACCTTCTCGGCGAAGCTGCCACTGCGAAGCAGACCGTCACGATCGAACCCGCCGTCAGCCCCTCCGACTTGAAAGATTTATCGTCGCGCATTGTTGCGGCTTCAACAAGCGATGCTGCAGCAAACAATGATCCTAATGATGCCACACCGGGGGCTGATAAGTCTCGACAGTTCGCGGTCGTTGAGACGGCCGCAAGAGACCTCTTTGATCAGCTCATC GCTTCCACCTCAATCAACTCGCCAGATTTTGTCAAGATGTGGAATTTACTAGATGTTCTGTCTATACTATCAGATAACGGCCAGTGCGACCCGGCTTTGATGTTCTGGCTGGTCGAAGAGCTGCTCGACAGCCAAACAATCGCAGGCTGCCGGAAGGTTTTCGATTACCTCGAGTCAAGACGCGACCGCATCACAGTAAGCCACTTCAAGCAAAAGCAGCTCGTAATTTTGCGAAGCTGCAACGAACTTTTGCGCCGGCTTtcccgcgccgaggacacGGCATTCTGCGGCAGGGTCTTCATTTTTCTCTTCCAGAGCTTTCCTCTTGGCGACAGGAGCTCTGTCAATCTTCGAGGCGAATACCACGTTGAAAATGTCACGAGGTATGAAACAGACGGTTTGGAGGGAGAAACGAAAATGGAAATCGACGACCAAGCGAAGACACCAAAGGAGTCGCCGGACCCGAAGACCAGTGCGAAAGGGGTCTCATTTGGTCCCAAGGATACCCTAGAACCCGATGCTCTATACCCTCTATTCTGGTCGTTACAAGAGAGCTTCAGCCAGCCGCTCAAGCTATTCGACGTTACCCACTTCAACAAATTCAAAACCAGCTTGGATGCCACCATGAAGGCGTTCCATGGGTTGACGAGCGCCGAGGGGCCCgtgtcctcgaggacgaccgAGAACATGAGGAGGAATCTAAAACGCaagagagaggaggagcaacAAGAGAAACCCGGTGATACCCCTGAGACGTTTAACCCCAAGTATTTGACGAGCAAAGATCTTTTCGAATTAGAG ATAGGCGATTTGTCTTTTCGGAGGCATGTCTTGGTCCAGGCGCTCATCATTACCGACTTCATCTTGTCCATGTCTGCGGGCGCAAAGGAAAAGCTGGCGAGCATGGTCGCTTCCAACAAATCAGTCATGTATAACGACCAACTCAACGAAGAAAAC ACGAAATGGGCCACAGAGATGAAGATGACAATCTCGGATTACTTAAAACGAGGACAAGATGGCCCATATTTCTTCAGGATGGTCGAAACTGTGCTGGCCAGGGACAAGAACTGGATCTTTTGGAAAATGGCTAGTTGCCCACCTATTCAGCGAGAGCCTGTCTCCGACGAGTCCTTCAACGCGTCTAAGAGCGCGGCCCAGCGTATGGCCACAAGCAAGCGACTTCGGCAGACACCGATGGGCTCCCTATCCATGGAATTCCTGCGAGATGATGACCGGAAGCTGGCCATGGATAACCTCCAGTCAGCAGAAAGATATCAACTACCCGACCTGGACGACTTCAAAAGAAAAATCTCAGATGACGATTTTGAGATTAGCATGCCGACGAATGACCAGACAAAGGCTGTAGCGATAGCAGGCAAGGCCAGCAAGAGCTGGAGGGCGCTTCGCATAGCCGGACGCACGAAACTAGCAGCGTTTGATAAGATCGACGACCCCAAGAACATCGAATTTGTTTTCCAAGAGCTtgacgaagatggcgacCAAGACCAGGTGGAAGAGGATTCGGCACGAGAAGAAGATATGCCCGAGGACCGAGGTTCAATCATCGTCTGCGCCCTGACCGGAGCCGGCACCTCGGCGCTCGTGGCGAAGCTGATGGAACGCCATGCCGGTGTTTTCACGCCCGTTGTGCGACACACGACTCGGGAGCCACAGGACGGCGAAGTGAAGGGCAAAAATTTCCATTTCGTCACCGTCCCAGAGTTCAATCAGCTACGGGATAGCGATCGCCTTCTCGAATACGGCACAAGAGACGGCACCGAGTATGGCACGAGCATCAAGGCAATCGAAGCTGTTATGGAGTCTGGCAAGGTTCCAATCATTGACTTGGACCTTGAGGTAGTTTTCCTCGTGACTTTATCACTGCACAACATCACAGCTAACAGTGATTTCCAGGCCGCCCAGTTCGCGAAGGACATGGACTTTGAGGCACGCTACATTCTTGACAAGCCCACGTCCGCCGATGCcttgcgccagcgcctcgtaATTtccggcctcgacgacgcagcgaTCACTAGCTTTCTTGCCAAGCAGACCACCCCACCAGAGGAAGACAAGATTGCAGAGCTTTTCGACAAGGTCATTCAGGACAATGAAATTGAGTTGGCGGTGCAAGCGCTCAGTGCCTACATCTTCAAACAGACAGATGTTGCTGAAACCAATGGCGATGCTGCCCATGCTAAAGCTCATGCGGacagcggcgaggaggggcaaGGCGATGGAGCGGAACAACCAGACGGGGACACAAACATGACTGACATCCAGCCGGCCAAGCGGGATGGTGAGCGTGTTAAGTCTGAGGGTCCGTCCATCGCCGTCAAGACCTGA